In a single window of the Oscarella lobularis chromosome 2, ooOscLobu1.1, whole genome shotgun sequence genome:
- the LOC136183401 gene encoding uncharacterized protein has protein sequence MTDEESAYREAFHDSGYGTFSKWSGFASGSRVFSTEEATGKVDMSVPSLIPATGQLHLNEQPRSPVSESSDLHPVMPRADTATSTQLLRDSLHHPKSELKRSQQPTYLGEPKVSLVLEELLEACEGKKTYNSQKARDELVFYSEKTGVTVVYPVKPTAIGARLERVSVDDCQAHVYVASSVHRDGWIGPVIKVSKRSPLLDFAEMTIPADFSLLCKEEGVAILHAKPSSLSLHFNIDFDVVAAFREDHCYFESEHLKAKYNLEERTLSLKMKEHCLVTTIAKKRNVNIDASYKLHEETIDVKFFVSSVYEKTRQGGDLLPSPVLVSLQCNERLEVVLLKDKSTATVSADAAIACQSLVDSDLICVRFDCERIAIAQYAPVWEQMLLTRKEHVSRAYGVFQIYLLSSREWASFHHPFCCYFMGEPQNLSVRCSSSPSVPECYVLAVKLSEAEARPGDALNCLTRYFEEETKFSDVLDFLFAYRKREDASVQKICCALFVHPRMVSAVRNTFGEELSTFVKSNLDRYGHSVVHKTSHKEQDRKL, from the exons ATGACAGATGAGGAATCTGCGTATAGAGAAGCTTTTCATGACTCTGGATATGGTACCTTCAGCAAGTGGTCAGGCTTTGCATCGGGGTCTAGAGTTTTCAGCACTGAGGAGGCCACTGGCAAAGTTGATATGAGCGTACCTTCGTTAATACCGGCTACTGGACAGCTACACCTTAATGAACAGCCTCGTAGCCCAGTGAGTGAAAGCAGCGACCTGCACCCAGTAATGCCGCGGGCGGATACGGCTACAAGTACGCAACTATTACGAGACAGCCTGCATCACCCCAAGTCTGAATTGAAGCGATCACAACAACCGACGTATCTGGGAGAGCCCAAAGTGTCGCTTGTGCTTGAAGAACTTTTGGAAGCATGcgaaggaaagaagacgtACAATTCTCAAAAGGCTCGTGACGAGTTAGTTTTCTATTCGGAAAAAACCGGCGTAACAGTTGTCTATCCGGTCAAACCAACTGCTATTGGCGCACGTTTAGAACGCGTTAGCGTTGACGATTGTCAAGCTCATGTCTACGTGGCATCTTCAGTGCACCGCGATGGGTGGATAGGTCCAGTGATAAAAGTGTCAAAGCGCAGCCCACTTCTAGACTTCGCGGAGATGACTATTCCTGCTGATTTCAGTTTGCTctgcaaagaagaaggcgtTGCTATTTTGCACGCCAAACCGTCTTCCCTTTCTTTGCACTTCAACATagactttgacgtcgtcgctgcttTCAGAGAAGATCACTGTTATTTTGAAAGTGAACACCTCAAAGCCAAGTACAATTTAGAAGAAAGGACTCTTTCTCTTAAGATGAAGGAGCATTGCTTAGTAACAACAATCGCCAAGAAAAGGAATGTAAACATTGATGCGTCATATAAACTGCATGAGGAAActattgacgtcaaattcttcGTGTCCAGCGTTTACGAAAAGACGAGG CAAGGTGGTGATTTGCTTCCAAGCCCAGTtcttgtttctcttcaatgtAACGAGCGTCTTGAAGTAGTGCTCTTGAAAGACAAGTCTACCGCTACAGTGTCTGCAGACGCAGCTATTGCTTGTCAGAGTCTTGTGGACTCAGATCTGATTTGTGTG AGATTTGATTGCGAAAGAATTGCAATTGCTCAGTATGCTCCAGTCTGGGAGCAAATGCTGCTAACACGAAAGGAACATGTCTCCAGAGCATACGGCGTatttcaaatttatcttcttTCATCCCGTGAGTGGGCTAGTTTCCACCATCCATTTTGT TGTTATTTTATGGGCGAACCTCAAAATCTGTCTGTGCggtgttcttcttctccatCAGTGCCGGAATGTTATGTATTGGCTGTAAAGCTGAGTGAGGCAGAAGCAAGACCAGGAGACGCGTTGAATTGTCTGACGCGTTacttcgaagaagaaactaaGTTTTCTGACGTTCTGGATTTTCTATTTGCATACAGAAAGCGAGAAGATGCAAGTGTACAAAAAATTTGTTGCGCACTGTTTGTGCATCCTCGTATGGTTAGTGCTGTCAGGAATACTTTTGGAGAAGAACTTTCAACGTTCGTCAAGAGTAACCTTGATCGCTATGGGCACAGCGTAGTGCATAAAACAAGTCACAAGGAACAAGACAGAAAACTATAA
- the LOC136183398 gene encoding uncharacterized protein — translation MKLVFHLPKKSFIVRVHNAESKEVSHIVNATKFASKIFQNVYVGGMPRYDLLETRPTPVEVALGFGVNVTGYGGCLADFSVNEALIDVVKKREESVNVSFAGCPNFPWSGPVCKDQLVAINPASGNEEDNTVTDADVEAFTEYLYRVVVNVSGSGAVFSEWTRVRTGSNSSSSGRFRPEIDYNGINATIQWTGPPTVLNESLYDIAIYTCAVCLNTTISSCYHVEDTTLPHQLKLSSEASLAMHTVQISVSVLNPAKRLTSNFSTAVVTKPKALSRVCECSNGEGVFSFDCNRIKSSDCFSFNTSSCETMLEQSSGLCVNKNASSSPSDICLPPTVTATGSATNSFSSIIALSSSLVHSSAVSPTTGFATNSLSSVMTTPSSSPMRLSAALNLNPTTDTSRSSSSVLDDGYLVATGIGGFLVLIVVGFFFYWKKKRDPAESPNRRSEEVIPMPAAFSSPFDESKIFPTRNVSYSLPPSLLPPPLPPPNHEVYYCEMNCIENRDDDRQLDAVNAVGEHYFHLLDQTESNFTTISTSAFWEPAKTEETISDQLARAKVCVLKRSDIYLGMLLGSGQFGTIEKGIWTRNEGSSVVVAVKTLKSETRENRVKFLREAAIMSQFEHNNVIKMYGVVLGSANPIMVVVEILPKGDLKEFLSATRYDETTLKSNLATRFLQMSRDIAAGMAYLAGLSFIHRDLAARNVSLGKNFVCKIADFGLARDFDEENCYMGRISIRWTAPEVLKFFTYSLASDVWSYGVVLYEIWSVGEQPYLCLSNKMVVENLEMGYRLSPPPGCPYAIYKLMIECWHPDYHKRPSFSAISTCLSEPDDALLINDETSEPISGKIGDCLEESCQTAYLDLQSVYKSR, via the exons ATGAAATTGGTCTTTCACTTACCAAAAAAGTCTTTCATTGTGAGAGTTCATAATGCAGAAAGCAAAGAAGTTTCACATATCGTCAATGCCACGAAGTTTGCTtcgaaaatttttcaaaatgtGTATGTTGGCGGAATGCCGCGATACGATCTGTTAGAGACGAGGCCAACTCCAGTGGAAGTGGCTTTGGGATTTGGCGTGAACGTCACCGGATACGGTGGTTGCTTGGCAGATTTTTCCGTGAACGAGGCACTTATTGATGTggtgaagaagagagaggagagTGTAAACGTGAGTTTTGCTGGATGTCCCAACTTTCCTTGGAGCGGTCCTGTATGCAAAGATCAGTTGGTGGCTATTAATCCGGCGAGTGGGAACGAAGAAGACAACACCGTCACCGACGCAGACGTCGAAGCATTTACCG AATACTTATATCGTGTCGTGGTAAATGTCTCCGGAAGTGGCGCTGTATTTAGTGAATGGACACGAGTTCGCACGGGAAGCAACA GTTCTTCAAGTGGACGTTTCCGGCCGGAAATTGACTACAACGGGATAAATGCGACAATACAATGGACAGGTCCGCCGACTGTTCTCAACGAGTCGTTGTACGACATCGCCATATATACATGCGCCGTCTGCCTAAACACAACGATCTCGTCTTGTTATCACGTGGAGGACACAACTCTACCACATCAGCTGAAACTGTCTTCTGAGGCATCCTTGGCTATGCATACTGTCCAAATTTCTGTTTCTGTTTTGAACCCAGCAAAGAGGTTGACGTCCAATTTTAGCACTGCCGTTGTCACAAAACCCAAAG CTCTTTCACGCGTTTGTGAATGCAGCAACGGCGAaggcgttttttcttttgactgCAATAGGATCAAATCTTCTgattgcttttctttcaacACTTCTTCGTGCGAGACGATGCTGGAGCAGTCATCTGGCCTCTGTGTCAATAAGA aCGCGTCATCCTCACCTAGTGACATTTGTCTTCCGCCTACTGTCACCGCAACGGGTTCTGCAACGAACTCTTTCTCATCTATAATAGCACTGAGTTCTTCGCTAGTACATTCATCTGCTGTCTCTCCAACAACAGGTTTTGCAACGAATTCTTTGTCATCAGTAATGACAACGCCAAGTTCTTCGCCAATGCGTTTGTCTGCCGCTCTCAATCTAAACCCGACGACAG ACACTAGCCGAAGCTCTTCGTCAGTTCTAGACGACGGTTATCTTGTTGCAACGGGAATAGGAGGCTTTTTGGTTCTGATAGTCGtcggttttttcttctattggaagaaaaaaagagatccAGCGGAGTCACCTAACAGAAGAAGTG AAGAAGTAATACCAATGCCAGCTGCGTTCTCTTCTCCCTTTGACGAAAGCAAGATATTTCCTACGAGGAATGTAAGCTATTctttgccgccgtcgctgctACCACCGCCACTTCCACCTCCGAATCACGAAGTCTACTACTGTGAAATGAATTGTATTGAGAACAGAGACGATGATAGACAGCTAGATGCAGTCAATGCGGTAGGTGAACACTATTTTCATCTTCTGGACCAGACTGAATCGAACTTCACTACG ATTTCCACGTCCGCCTTTTGGGAGCCGGCAAAAACGGAAGAGACAATATCAGACCAGCTCGCTAGAGCAAAGGTTTGTGTGCTGAAAAGGTCTGATATTTATCTAGGAATGCTTTTGGGTTCCGG acAATTTGGAACGATTGAGAAGGGAATTTGGACCAGg AACGAAGGATCAAGCGTCGTCGTGGCGGTGAAAACATTGAAGTCGGAGACAAGAGAAAACAGGGTCAAGTTTCTTCGCGAGGCAGCAATTATGAGCCAGTTTGAGCACAATAACGTCATCAAAATGTACGGAGTTGTGCTAGGAAGTGCAAACCCG ATAATGGTTGTTGTGGAAATTTTGCCAAAAGGGGACCTGAAAGAATTCTTGTCAGCTACAAG ATATGACGAAACTACGCTCAAATCCAACTTAGCCACTCGGTTTTTGCAGATGTCTCGTGACATTGCAGCTGGAATGGCTTATTTGGCAGGATTATCATTTATTCACAGA GACTTGGCCGCCAGAAACGTTTCATTGGGCAAAAATTTTGTCTGCAAG ATTGCTGATTTCGGATTGGCAAGGGATTTCGATGAAGAGAACTGCTACATGGGGCGAATCTCCATTAGGTGGACAGCTCCCGAA GTTCTGAAATTTTTCACATACTCGTTGGCTAGCGACGTGTGGAGTTACGGAGTTGTTTTATATGAAATCTGGTCGGTTGGTGAACAACCCTACCTCTGCTTATCAAACAAAATGGTTGTTGAAAATTTGGAAATGGGCTATCGACTTTCCCCACCTCCTGGCTGTCCTTACGCTATTTATAAATTGATGATTGAGTGCTG GCATCCTGATTATCACAAGCGGCCTTCGTTTAGTGCCATATCCACTTGTCTGTCTGAACCGGATGATGCGTTGCTGATCAATGACGAGACCTCGGAGCCTATATCAGGGAAAATAGGCGATTGTTTGGAAGAGTCGTGCCAAACGGCTTACTTGGACCTTCAGTCTGTCTACAAATCTCGGTAG
- the LOC136183402 gene encoding ephrin type-A receptor 4a-like isoform X2 produces the protein MEPRFSSPFGQGELYATINECLPPPPLLPPPNQDVRDCKIDCTEMSDDTPLNAVNPESEHFRKSLTVDMNCPVPRQTEPSFTTVSTSVFWEPAKTEETLYDQLAGAKVRVVKRSNIQLEMVLGSGQFGTVEKGIWNKDDGSSVVVAVKKLKSETEENRIKFLREAAIMSQFKHNNVSKMYGVVLSGNPMMIVVEILPKGDLKEFLSTTRYDKAALTSDFAARLLQMSRDVAAGMTYLAGLSFIHRDLAARNVLLDKNLVCKIADFGLARDLDEKNCYIQSQKGHIPIRWTALEALSFFKYSLASDVWSYGVVLYEIWSVGERPYGYLPNKMVVENVEMGFRLPPPPGCPYAIYELMIECWNPDYHKRPAFGAISTRLSEPDDALLINEETLEPISGKIGDCLEDSSQTTYLNLQSTYRSQ, from the exons ATGGAACCTAggttctcttctccttttggCCAAGGTGAGTTGTACGCTACTATCAATGAAtgtttgccgccgccgccgctgcttcCCCCGCCGAATCAAGACGTCCGCGACTGCAAAATTGATTGCACCGAAATGAGCGACGATACTCCACTAAATGCCGTCAATCCAGAAAGTGAACACTTTAGGAAATCGTTAACCGTGGATATGAACT GTCCTGTTCCGCGCCAGACTGAACCGAGCTTCACTACG GTTTCCACTTCAGTCTTTTGGGAGCCGGCTAAAACGGAAGAGACGTTATATGACCAGCTCGCTGGAGCAAAAGTTCGTGTGGTAAAAAGGTCCAATATTCAACTAGAAATGGTTTTGGGTTCCGG TCAATTTGGGACGGTTGAGAAGGGAATTTGGAACAAG GACGATGGATCAAGCGTTGTCGTAGCggtgaaaaaattgaagtcGGAGACGGAAGAGAACAGGATAAAGTTTCTTCGCGAGGCTGCAATTATGAGCCAGTTTAAGCACAATAACGTCAGCAAAATGTACGGAGTCGTACTAAGTGGAAACCCG ATGATGATCGTTGTGGAAATTTTGCCAAAGGGAGATCTGAAAGAATTCTTGTCAACTACAAG ATATGACAAAGCTGCGCTTACATCCGATTTTGCCGCTCGGCTTTTGCAGATGTCTCGTGACGTTGCAGCTGGAATGACGTATTTGGCAGGATTATCATTTATTCACCGA GACTTGGCGGCTAGAAACGTCTTATTAGACAAAAATCTCGTCTGCAAG ATTGCCGATTTTGGACTGGCCAGAGATTTAGACGAAAAGAACTGCTACATTCAATCTCAGAAGGGACACATTCCGATTAGATGGACAGCTCTCGAA GCTCTGAGCTTCTTCAAATACTCGTTGGCTAGCGACGTCTGGAGTTACGGAGTTGTTCTCTATGAAATCTGGTCGGTTGGTGAACGACCGTACGGCTACTTACCAAACAAGATGGTCGTTGAAAATGTGGAAATGGGCTTTCGACTTCCTCCACCTCCCGGCTGTCCTTACGCTATTTATGAATTGATGATCGAGTGCTG GAATCCTGATTATCACAAGCGGCCTGCTTTTGGTGCTATATCCACTCGTCTGTCAGAGCCGGATGACGCGTTGCTGATCAACGAGGAGACCTTGGAGCCTATATCAGGAAAAATAGGCGATTGTTTGGAAGATTCGAGCCAAACGACATACTTGAACCTTCAGTCCACCTACAGATCTCAGTAG
- the LOC136183402 gene encoding ephrin type-A receptor 4a-like isoform X1, with protein MEPRFSSPFGQGELYATINECLPPPPLLPPPNQDVRDCKIDCTEMSDDTPLNAVNPESEHFRKSLTVDMNCSGALRITTANTENDYLGPVPRQTEPSFTTVSTSVFWEPAKTEETLYDQLAGAKVRVVKRSNIQLEMVLGSGQFGTVEKGIWNKDDGSSVVVAVKKLKSETEENRIKFLREAAIMSQFKHNNVSKMYGVVLSGNPMMIVVEILPKGDLKEFLSTTRYDKAALTSDFAARLLQMSRDVAAGMTYLAGLSFIHRDLAARNVLLDKNLVCKIADFGLARDLDEKNCYIQSQKGHIPIRWTALEALSFFKYSLASDVWSYGVVLYEIWSVGERPYGYLPNKMVVENVEMGFRLPPPPGCPYAIYELMIECWNPDYHKRPAFGAISTRLSEPDDALLINEETLEPISGKIGDCLEDSSQTTYLNLQSTYRSQ; from the exons ATGGAACCTAggttctcttctccttttggCCAAGGTGAGTTGTACGCTACTATCAATGAAtgtttgccgccgccgccgctgcttcCCCCGCCGAATCAAGACGTCCGCGACTGCAAAATTGATTGCACCGAAATGAGCGACGATACTCCACTAAATGCCGTCAATCCAGAAAGTGAACACTTTAGGAAATCGTTAACCGTGGATATGAACTGTAGTGGCGCACTGCGAATTACCACAGCAAATACTGAAAACGACTACTTAGGTCCTGTTCCGCGCCAGACTGAACCGAGCTTCACTACG GTTTCCACTTCAGTCTTTTGGGAGCCGGCTAAAACGGAAGAGACGTTATATGACCAGCTCGCTGGAGCAAAAGTTCGTGTGGTAAAAAGGTCCAATATTCAACTAGAAATGGTTTTGGGTTCCGG TCAATTTGGGACGGTTGAGAAGGGAATTTGGAACAAG GACGATGGATCAAGCGTTGTCGTAGCggtgaaaaaattgaagtcGGAGACGGAAGAGAACAGGATAAAGTTTCTTCGCGAGGCTGCAATTATGAGCCAGTTTAAGCACAATAACGTCAGCAAAATGTACGGAGTCGTACTAAGTGGAAACCCG ATGATGATCGTTGTGGAAATTTTGCCAAAGGGAGATCTGAAAGAATTCTTGTCAACTACAAG ATATGACAAAGCTGCGCTTACATCCGATTTTGCCGCTCGGCTTTTGCAGATGTCTCGTGACGTTGCAGCTGGAATGACGTATTTGGCAGGATTATCATTTATTCACCGA GACTTGGCGGCTAGAAACGTCTTATTAGACAAAAATCTCGTCTGCAAG ATTGCCGATTTTGGACTGGCCAGAGATTTAGACGAAAAGAACTGCTACATTCAATCTCAGAAGGGACACATTCCGATTAGATGGACAGCTCTCGAA GCTCTGAGCTTCTTCAAATACTCGTTGGCTAGCGACGTCTGGAGTTACGGAGTTGTTCTCTATGAAATCTGGTCGGTTGGTGAACGACCGTACGGCTACTTACCAAACAAGATGGTCGTTGAAAATGTGGAAATGGGCTTTCGACTTCCTCCACCTCCCGGCTGTCCTTACGCTATTTATGAATTGATGATCGAGTGCTG GAATCCTGATTATCACAAGCGGCCTGCTTTTGGTGCTATATCCACTCGTCTGTCAGAGCCGGATGACGCGTTGCTGATCAACGAGGAGACCTTGGAGCCTATATCAGGAAAAATAGGCGATTGTTTGGAAGATTCGAGCCAAACGACATACTTGAACCTTCAGTCCACCTACAGATCTCAGTAG